One segment of Microbacterium arborescens DNA contains the following:
- a CDS encoding sensor histidine kinase — translation MVTELDISRREAIDAYHVIGEAPAPDLQGIVRLAATVCGVDTAVINIIDDRSQHQIAAVGFEPAVCSREDSMCAAVIARPGRVVVPDARLDDRFSANPFVTGEVAHVRFYASSPLITPAGVAIGTLCVFNDSVGDLDESSRDALDLLAHQVVDLLELRRISRELSESNDQLSRFAGQISHDLRNPLTALTGFLELAIDSPDMDNAPEAARVLARAESAADRMNAMISDILSYARVGGASPQRKRVDLDAVMHAVVEDLDAQISASGADVSQDIDVQPVGDPTLLRAVLQNVVANALKFTAAAELAPRVRVEAHAVPGGWRITVDDNGPGVPPEDRERVFALMERGDSDVDGLGIGLSTCRRVIQAHGGRIGLDDSPLGGARVWILLPDAAAASAA, via the coding sequence ATGGTCACCGAACTCGACATCAGCCGCCGCGAGGCGATCGACGCCTACCACGTCATCGGCGAGGCCCCCGCGCCCGACCTGCAGGGGATCGTCCGCCTCGCCGCCACGGTGTGCGGCGTCGACACGGCCGTCATCAACATCATCGACGACCGGTCGCAGCACCAGATCGCCGCCGTCGGCTTCGAGCCGGCCGTCTGCTCGCGCGAAGACTCGATGTGCGCCGCGGTCATCGCACGCCCCGGACGGGTCGTCGTTCCCGACGCCCGCCTCGACGACCGCTTCTCCGCGAACCCGTTCGTCACCGGCGAGGTCGCCCACGTGCGGTTCTACGCGTCGAGCCCCCTCATCACCCCGGCGGGTGTCGCGATCGGCACGCTGTGCGTCTTCAACGACTCCGTCGGCGATCTCGACGAGTCCTCGCGTGATGCGCTCGACCTGCTCGCGCACCAGGTGGTGGACCTGCTCGAACTGCGCCGGATCAGTCGTGAGCTCAGCGAGTCCAACGATCAGCTCTCACGCTTCGCGGGGCAGATCAGTCACGACCTCCGCAATCCGCTCACGGCGCTCACCGGCTTCCTCGAGCTCGCGATCGACAGCCCCGACATGGACAACGCTCCCGAAGCGGCGCGGGTGCTCGCCCGTGCGGAGTCGGCGGCCGACCGTATGAACGCCATGATCTCGGACATCCTCTCCTACGCCCGCGTCGGCGGCGCGAGCCCGCAGCGGAAGCGGGTCGATCTGGATGCCGTGATGCACGCCGTCGTCGAGGACCTCGATGCGCAGATCTCCGCCTCGGGCGCCGATGTCAGCCAGGACATCGACGTGCAGCCGGTCGGGGATCCCACCCTCCTGCGTGCGGTGCTTCAGAACGTCGTCGCCAACGCCCTGAAGTTCACCGCCGCGGCCGAGCTCGCGCCCCGGGTGCGGGTTGAGGCGCACGCCGTGCCCGGCGGGTGGCGCATCACCGTCGACGACAACGGCCCCGGCGTGCCGCCGGAGGACCGAGAGCGCGTGTTCGCGCTGATGGAGCGGGGCGACTCCGACGTCGACGGACTCGGGATCGGCCTGTCGACCTGCCGACGCGTGATCCAGGCGCACGGCGGGCGAATCGGTCTCGACGACTCGCCGCTGGGCGGCGCCCGCGTATGGATCCTGCTCCCCGACGCCGCGGCCGCATCGGCCGCCTGA
- a CDS encoding ATP-dependent DNA ligase, which produces MGRFIYENQIRADFEDRTLAHLQTVITTKLRRGEAFTLTWKDDVSIGDGRTTVWLHPGCGLVFKYYGSRTPALNRTWLEALTYTANSPTGLYVVPEPPDSSRGHAFPDVSE; this is translated from the coding sequence ATGGGCCGTTTCATCTACGAGAATCAGATCCGAGCCGATTTCGAGGACCGGACGCTCGCGCACCTCCAGACGGTGATCACCACGAAGCTCCGTCGTGGCGAAGCCTTCACCCTCACCTGGAAGGACGACGTGAGCATCGGAGACGGCCGTACCACCGTGTGGCTCCATCCGGGATGCGGGCTCGTCTTCAAGTACTACGGCTCGCGCACGCCGGCGCTGAACCGCACCTGGCTCGAGGCGCTGACCTACACCGCCAACTCGCCGACCGGCCTGTACGTCGTGCCGGAGCCGCCCGACTCGTCCCG
- a CDS encoding glycerophosphodiester phosphodiesterase family protein, whose amino-acid sequence MPRPLVIGHRGAPGYLPEHTRSSYLLALENGVDAVEPDVVFSRDGVAIIRHENEIGTTTDVADHAEFAARRTTKTVDGAAVIGWFTEDFTWDELSRLRCRERLPQLRPDSARRDGAEPMLRLRDLFDLVADFAEQSGRRPGIVVEIKHATFFESAGFDVAGLVGAEIEAVRADLAGLPLWIESFELTILDRLADAGVAGTRIFLLEADGTPYDLVAAEGEHARGYRAWASPAGLDALRGRVAGVSLDKRMILDPAQGADGGRVLVDAAHERDLVVFTWTARPENAFLARRHRRRGGRSAWGDYRAEWAELAASGVDGVFVDHPDLGVDAFRN is encoded by the coding sequence GTGCCTCGCCCCCTCGTGATCGGACACCGCGGTGCGCCCGGGTACCTCCCCGAGCACACCCGCTCGTCGTATCTGCTGGCGCTCGAGAACGGCGTCGACGCCGTCGAGCCCGACGTCGTCTTCAGCCGGGACGGCGTCGCGATCATCCGCCACGAGAACGAGATCGGCACGACCACCGACGTCGCCGACCACGCCGAGTTCGCGGCGCGGCGTACGACGAAGACCGTCGACGGCGCCGCGGTCATCGGTTGGTTCACCGAGGACTTCACGTGGGACGAGCTGTCGCGGCTCCGGTGTCGCGAGCGACTCCCGCAGCTGCGGCCCGACAGCGCCCGGCGTGACGGCGCGGAGCCGATGCTGCGGCTGCGAGACCTCTTCGACCTGGTCGCGGACTTCGCGGAGCAGTCCGGGCGCCGACCGGGCATCGTGGTCGAGATCAAGCACGCGACCTTCTTCGAGAGCGCGGGCTTCGACGTCGCCGGCCTCGTCGGCGCCGAGATCGAGGCGGTCCGCGCCGATCTCGCAGGTCTGCCGCTGTGGATCGAGTCGTTCGAACTGACGATCCTCGACCGGCTCGCCGACGCCGGAGTCGCCGGAACGCGGATCTTCCTCCTCGAGGCCGACGGGACCCCGTACGACCTCGTCGCCGCCGAGGGCGAGCATGCCCGCGGCTATCGAGCGTGGGCATCGCCCGCGGGGCTCGATGCGCTGCGCGGCCGCGTCGCCGGCGTGAGCCTCGACAAGCGGATGATCCTCGACCCCGCTCAGGGTGCGGACGGCGGGCGTGTTCTCGTGGACGCAGCGCACGAGCGCGATCTGGTCGTCTTCACCTGGACCGCGCGGCCTGAGAATGCCTTCCTCGCCCGTCGGCATCGACGCCGCGGCGGGCGATCCGCGTGGGGTGACTACCGCGCCGAGTGGGCCGAACTCGCGGCATCCGGCGTCGACGGTGTCTTCGTCGACCACCCCGATCTCGGTGTCGACGCCTTCAGGAACTGA
- a CDS encoding ABC transporter permease — MSIARLWTVARLELLQRVRTVSWYVLLGIFAVLLIGVTALAFLAFGGIVSQADQRGAGIYSTIVIITLLLVVLVSPTLSGNSINGDRDAATLAPVQVTLARTSEILLGKVLAAWITGLAFAAVAAPFLVVATLAGGVDPVVVVVSLAVLIVEIGIIAAIGVGLSGLIARPLFSVAATYLVVSALVFGTLIAFGLGATAFSSEATTTYRPAMYNADGSPQCVDGADDCWNDPARMVCDAPQDSTYTVPRFDRVWWVLAANPFVILADATPAEYNGYGQPVDLFGQIASGVRQAQIPPDLATVYDECRPTMRDGVETPAEIRDRTVPSWFVGLGGQIVVAGLLVAGAWSRTRTPARALPPGTRIA; from the coding sequence ATGAGCATCGCGCGGCTGTGGACCGTCGCCCGCCTCGAGCTGCTCCAGCGCGTGCGCACCGTCTCGTGGTACGTGCTGCTCGGTATCTTCGCCGTCCTGCTCATCGGTGTGACGGCGCTCGCGTTCCTCGCGTTCGGCGGCATCGTCTCTCAGGCCGACCAACGCGGCGCGGGGATCTACTCGACGATCGTCATCATCACGCTGTTGCTCGTCGTGCTGGTCTCACCGACGCTGAGCGGCAACTCCATCAACGGCGACCGGGATGCCGCGACCCTCGCACCCGTCCAGGTGACCCTCGCGCGCACGTCCGAGATCCTGCTGGGCAAGGTGCTCGCCGCCTGGATCACCGGGCTCGCCTTCGCCGCCGTCGCGGCACCCTTCCTCGTCGTCGCGACGCTGGCCGGGGGAGTGGACCCCGTCGTGGTCGTGGTGTCGCTGGCGGTCCTCATCGTCGAGATCGGCATCATCGCCGCGATCGGGGTCGGGCTCAGCGGCCTGATCGCCCGCCCCCTCTTCTCGGTGGCGGCGACCTACCTCGTCGTCTCCGCCCTCGTCTTCGGGACGCTCATCGCCTTCGGCCTGGGCGCGACCGCGTTCTCGAGTGAGGCGACCACGACCTACCGCCCGGCGATGTACAACGCCGACGGCTCGCCGCAGTGCGTCGACGGCGCGGACGACTGCTGGAACGATCCGGCCCGCATGGTGTGCGACGCCCCGCAGGACTCGACGTACACCGTGCCGCGGTTCGACCGCGTCTGGTGGGTGCTCGCGGCCAATCCCTTCGTCATCCTCGCTGACGCGACGCCCGCCGAGTACAACGGATACGGCCAGCCCGTCGACCTGTTCGGACAGATCGCGTCGGGAGTCCGCCAGGCGCAGATCCCGCCCGACCTCGCGACGGTGTACGACGAATGCCGACCGACCATGCGCGATGGCGTGGAGACACCCGCCGAGATCCGCGATCGGACCGTGCCGAGCTGGTTCGTCGGACTCGGCGGCCAGATCGTCGTGGCCGGCCTGCTGGTGGCGGGAGCCTGGTCGCGGACGAGGACGCCGGCCCGAGCCCTCCCGCCGGGAACGCGGATAGCGTAA
- a CDS encoding ABC transporter ATP-binding protein — translation MLTAGITVRDVRRSFGRVDAVRGVDLDARAGAVTGLVGPNGAGKTTLLLMLASLLQPDAGSIRIAGIDPVADPAQARARLGWMPDALGAWGSLTVRETLEMTARLYDLDKPAAARRAGELLDQVGLTGLAGSQARVLSRGQKQRLGLARALVHDPSVLLLDEPASGLDPQARVDLRGLLRGFAAAGKTVLISSHILSELEEVVDDAVFLLDGATVSPDRVAAAAGRTRTWRVRVADLEAQAAVLPIATALGLDVARVPIDRRDVLIPFASEAEAAAGLRVLIDAGVAVAEFSAATGMLEHTFLDLGSERKEAS, via the coding sequence ATGCTCACCGCCGGGATCACCGTCCGCGACGTTCGTCGATCGTTCGGGCGGGTCGACGCCGTGCGTGGCGTGGATCTCGATGCCCGAGCCGGTGCCGTGACCGGACTGGTCGGCCCCAACGGCGCCGGCAAGACGACGCTGCTGCTGATGCTCGCGTCGCTGCTGCAGCCCGATGCCGGCAGCATCCGCATCGCAGGCATCGACCCGGTCGCCGATCCGGCGCAGGCGCGCGCACGGTTGGGCTGGATGCCCGACGCACTCGGCGCATGGGGGTCGCTCACGGTGCGGGAGACCCTGGAGATGACCGCTCGGCTGTACGACCTCGACAAGCCCGCGGCGGCCCGCCGTGCGGGTGAACTGCTCGATCAGGTCGGGTTGACCGGTCTTGCCGGATCGCAGGCCCGTGTGCTCTCACGGGGGCAGAAGCAACGGCTGGGACTCGCGCGCGCTCTCGTGCACGACCCTTCCGTGCTCCTCCTCGACGAACCGGCTTCCGGGCTCGATCCGCAGGCGCGCGTCGACCTGCGCGGACTCCTGCGCGGCTTCGCGGCGGCGGGGAAGACCGTGCTCATCTCCAGCCACATCCTGTCCGAGCTCGAGGAGGTCGTCGATGACGCGGTGTTCCTCCTCGACGGCGCGACCGTCAGCCCCGACCGCGTCGCGGCGGCCGCGGGTCGCACCCGGACGTGGCGGGTGCGCGTCGCCGACCTCGAGGCGCAGGCCGCTGTGCTCCCGATAGCGACGGCACTCGGGCTCGATGTCGCGCGGGTGCCGATCGATCGCCGCGATGTGCTCATCCCGTTCGCGTCGGAGGCGGAGGCGGCGGCCGGCCTGCGCGTGCTGATCGACGCCGGCGTCGCCGTCGCGGAGTTCTCGGCCGCCACCGGGATGCTCGAGCACACCTTCCTCGATCTCGGCTCCGAGCGGAAGGAGGCGTCATGA
- a CDS encoding Bax inhibitor-1/YccA family protein yields MALNNPAFDNPAFKEQRPGLTPPAAPGMQTASAQHAGVDVAAQAQLEGMYASPAAGARETDRMTVEDTVVKTLGLFAILLVTAAVGWVWTLSTVDRTSLNPSPTLLPWIIGALGGFVLAMVITFTSRKKVRPGLIFAYAAFEGLFVGGISAYLEFIFPGIVMQATLATLAVVGVTLALFASGKVRASAKATKIFMIAMLGYLVFSLLNVGLMLFGVIPGGMMFGLHSMKIAGIPLGLIIGVLVVIMAAYSLVLDFDNIQQGVRNGAPRKFGWVGAFGIMVTVVWLYVEILRIIAILRGNN; encoded by the coding sequence GTGGCCCTCAATAACCCCGCATTCGACAATCCCGCGTTCAAGGAGCAGCGGCCGGGTCTGACGCCGCCCGCCGCTCCCGGCATGCAGACCGCCTCGGCGCAGCACGCCGGTGTGGACGTCGCCGCACAGGCGCAGCTCGAAGGCATGTACGCCTCGCCGGCCGCCGGTGCCCGCGAGACCGACCGCATGACGGTCGAAGACACCGTCGTCAAGACGCTCGGCCTCTTCGCCATCCTCCTCGTGACGGCAGCCGTCGGCTGGGTGTGGACGCTGTCCACCGTCGACCGCACGAGCCTGAACCCCAGCCCGACGCTCCTCCCGTGGATCATCGGCGCGCTCGGCGGCTTCGTCCTGGCGATGGTCATCACCTTCACGTCGCGTAAGAAGGTCCGCCCCGGCCTGATCTTCGCGTACGCGGCCTTCGAGGGGCTTTTCGTCGGCGGCATCTCCGCCTACCTCGAGTTCATCTTCCCGGGCATCGTGATGCAGGCGACTCTCGCGACGCTGGCCGTCGTCGGCGTCACCCTCGCGCTGTTCGCGAGCGGCAAGGTCCGGGCCTCGGCCAAGGCGACCAAGATCTTCATGATCGCGATGCTCGGCTACCTCGTCTTCTCGCTGCTGAACGTCGGCCTGATGCTCTTCGGCGTCATCCCGGGCGGCATGATGTTCGGTCTGCACAGCATGAAGATCGCCGGCATCCCGCTCGGGCTGATCATCGGCGTGCTCGTCGTCATCATGGCGGCGTACTCGCTCGTGCTCGACTTCGACAACATCCAGCAGGGCGTCCGCAACGGCGCACCGCGCAAATTCGGATGGGTCGGCGCGTTCGGCATCATGGTCACGGTCGTCTGGCTGTACGTCGAGATCCTGCGGATC
- a CDS encoding ATP-dependent DNA ligase, with protein MTIGAKLRRGEAFFFTWKDDVSVGKGRTTVWMHSAASLVFTFHGSRTPAINRAWLEALMYTANSPTGLYVVPEPAESATDKLGVE; from the coding sequence ATGACCATCGGGGCCAAGCTCCGACGAGGCGAGGCGTTCTTCTTCACTTGGAAGGACGATGTCAGCGTCGGCAAGGGCCGAACGACCGTCTGGATGCACTCTGCGGCATCCCTCGTCTTCACCTTCCACGGCAGTCGCACCCCGGCGATCAACCGCGCCTGGCTCGAGGCGCTGATGTACACGGCCAACTCGCCCACCGGGCTCTACGTCGTTCCCGAGCCGGCGGAGTCCGCGACCGACAAGCTCGGTGTTGAGTAG
- a CDS encoding sensor histidine kinase, with protein sequence MLSRPRIQPYAQYLMAVSTAMISTTVAIVEPTRITVAYVIGAGVILAACIAMGFVWHYKPTRGTVWVCIVPLASILACAPIRSSAIDLLPVAGMLVIFAIAWLAFAFPPVVAALGVVVAGLLPLAADPAVPAGLGEWVSLVTLPAMLGLFAIGTRFVAIDLRRQRTTVRSTTHRLAEALESSGRADATLRQLLDTSPDAIVLFGDDGAVLVANAPARALARRAGIEISLDQDGRGAVYEEDRVTPIAWGPYLRDIIVSGELADARRVWVGEPGAQVALRFVARPIALDGETIGVLVVAQDVTELIEAVAVRDRFLDTVGHELRTPLTVILGNAELAVAGAMPEHRDRWETVHRAAERLERTVELMLATGRADVSPGVPSSDVRVVVDRAVSETADGVPEVRVTVTGTEARARIADRDLQSIVAELLHNARQVSPRGGEVTVAITNRPDDIVIAVSDAGPGMTPAERRQAFERFYRTARSRRSADQGLGLGLSLARGLARAYGGDVRLLPGTVRGTTAVVRLPRDDAPAAGSSLDPGTAVP encoded by the coding sequence ATGCTCAGCAGACCCCGGATCCAGCCGTACGCCCAGTACCTGATGGCGGTGTCGACCGCGATGATCTCCACGACCGTCGCGATCGTCGAACCCACGCGCATCACCGTCGCCTATGTCATCGGCGCGGGCGTCATCCTCGCCGCCTGCATCGCCATGGGGTTCGTCTGGCATTACAAACCGACCCGCGGAACCGTCTGGGTCTGCATCGTGCCGCTCGCCTCGATCCTCGCCTGCGCCCCCATACGCAGCAGCGCGATCGATCTGCTGCCGGTCGCCGGGATGCTCGTGATCTTCGCCATCGCCTGGCTCGCGTTCGCGTTCCCGCCGGTCGTCGCGGCGCTCGGCGTGGTGGTCGCGGGGCTCCTGCCTCTCGCAGCGGACCCCGCCGTCCCCGCGGGGCTCGGCGAATGGGTGTCGCTCGTGACGCTGCCGGCGATGCTCGGCCTGTTCGCGATCGGTACCCGTTTCGTCGCCATCGACCTCCGCCGTCAGCGCACGACCGTCCGCAGCACCACGCATCGACTGGCCGAGGCGCTCGAGTCGTCGGGTCGAGCCGACGCGACCCTGCGTCAGCTGCTCGACACGAGCCCGGACGCCATCGTCCTCTTCGGCGACGACGGCGCGGTGCTGGTGGCGAACGCCCCCGCACGCGCGCTGGCGCGCCGCGCCGGGATCGAGATCTCGCTCGACCAGGACGGGCGCGGCGCCGTCTACGAGGAGGACCGGGTCACACCGATCGCGTGGGGACCGTACCTGCGCGACATCATCGTCTCGGGCGAGCTCGCCGACGCGCGTCGGGTGTGGGTCGGCGAGCCCGGCGCCCAGGTGGCCCTGCGTTTCGTCGCCCGCCCCATCGCTCTCGACGGCGAGACCATCGGGGTCCTCGTGGTCGCTCAGGATGTGACCGAGCTGATCGAGGCTGTCGCCGTACGCGACCGCTTCCTCGACACGGTCGGCCACGAGCTGCGCACTCCGCTCACGGTCATCCTCGGCAACGCCGAACTCGCCGTCGCCGGGGCCATGCCCGAGCATCGCGACCGGTGGGAGACCGTCCACCGCGCCGCCGAGAGGCTGGAGCGGACGGTCGAGCTCATGCTCGCGACGGGCCGCGCGGATGTGTCGCCCGGGGTGCCGTCGAGCGACGTGCGCGTGGTCGTCGACCGGGCCGTGTCCGAAACGGCCGACGGTGTTCCCGAGGTCCGGGTCACCGTGACGGGAACCGAGGCCCGGGCGCGCATCGCGGACCGCGACCTCCAATCGATCGTCGCGGAGCTGCTGCACAACGCCCGGCAGGTGTCGCCCCGCGGTGGCGAGGTGACGGTGGCGATCACGAACCGTCCCGACGACATCGTGATCGCCGTATCCGATGCAGGCCCGGGGATGACTCCCGCCGAGCGACGGCAGGCGTTCGAGCGCTTCTACCGCACCGCGCGTTCTCGTCGAAGCGCGGACCAGGGGCTCGGCCTCGGGCTCTCGCTCGCGAGGGGTCTGGCGCGGGCCTACGGCGGTGATGTCCGACTGCTTCCCGGAACCGTGCGCGGAACCACCGCGGTCGTCCGCCTGCCCCGAGACGACGCGCCCGCCGCCGGATCATCGCTCGATCCGGGCACCGCCGTCCCCTAG
- a CDS encoding helix-turn-helix transcriptional regulator, which produces MSSQPVRRGLQTDDPGRAQESISSLYESSVSLAVDGSTPFRYEMAALAHPEAAAAAIRFTGTMRSATHAFPRIIVAHAAQGSHRWHVGGESGDGRTPFVVPPETEFTAEFRQLHLRTFSITVETLDHVLRALIGDDPRNLQFAGLNRRAENPRLVAETLRFLEATILADEKVAASPLMRTQLIHQAVASLVTAFPLIDPDEGERRRPTARAVRRAVAFMEENVGNPISISDIAVASGTSVRALQSAFHKAFEIPPSTYLRRLRIEGAHRELRAAPPGSTTVRDVALRWGFAHTGRFAQLYAAMYGEHPSHTLRR; this is translated from the coding sequence TTGAGTAGTCAGCCCGTTCGACGGGGGTTGCAGACCGACGACCCCGGTCGGGCACAGGAATCGATCAGCTCGCTCTACGAGTCCTCGGTCTCTCTCGCGGTCGACGGTTCCACGCCGTTCCGATACGAGATGGCAGCTCTCGCTCACCCCGAAGCGGCGGCCGCCGCGATCCGTTTCACCGGCACCATGCGTTCGGCCACGCACGCGTTTCCCCGCATCATCGTCGCGCACGCGGCCCAGGGCAGCCATCGCTGGCACGTGGGCGGAGAGTCCGGCGACGGACGCACGCCCTTCGTCGTGCCGCCCGAGACGGAGTTCACGGCCGAATTCCGGCAGCTGCACCTGCGCACCTTCAGCATCACCGTCGAGACTCTCGACCATGTGCTGCGCGCACTGATCGGGGACGACCCGCGCAACCTGCAGTTCGCCGGGCTGAACCGCCGGGCCGAGAACCCGCGGCTCGTCGCCGAGACGCTCCGCTTCCTCGAGGCGACCATCCTGGCCGACGAGAAGGTCGCGGCGTCGCCGCTCATGCGGACTCAACTCATCCACCAGGCGGTCGCGTCGCTCGTGACGGCATTCCCGCTCATCGACCCGGACGAGGGGGAACGTCGCCGCCCGACGGCGCGCGCCGTCCGCCGGGCCGTGGCCTTCATGGAGGAGAACGTCGGCAACCCCATCAGCATCAGCGACATCGCGGTCGCTTCGGGAACATCGGTCCGAGCGCTCCAGAGCGCGTTCCACAAGGCCTTCGAGATCCCGCCGAGCACCTATCTGCGCCGCCTGCGCATCGAGGGAGCTCATCGCGAGCTGCGCGCTGCGCCTCCCGGCTCGACGACGGTCCGGGATGTCGCGCTGCGCTGGGGCTTCGCTCACACGGGTCGTTTCGCCCAGCTCTACGCCGCGATGTACGGCGAGCACCCGTCGCACACGCTGCGCCGCTGA